In Vibrio syngnathi, the following proteins share a genomic window:
- a CDS encoding HAD family hydrolase — protein sequence MSSNQIKNVVFDVGNVIVRWSPLEITQLTFGNIADPEARALSIFQSAIWSDLNKGFLTENEAKLRYQQELNLSSLECDRLFYYVKQTQILLHGSVDLIERVKRAGYGVYALTDNVAEIVEHLKATYEFWPLFDGTAVSAELGMLKPQPEIYQALLSNNGLEASETVFIDDMPYNVEGAKAVGMAGIQFIDSVQCENELRALGIEFT from the coding sequence ATGAGTTCGAATCAAATCAAAAATGTCGTATTTGATGTGGGTAATGTGATTGTGCGTTGGTCGCCGCTGGAAATTACTCAACTAACGTTTGGTAACATTGCCGACCCTGAAGCCCGAGCGCTTTCGATTTTCCAAAGTGCGATTTGGTCGGATTTGAACAAAGGGTTCTTAACCGAAAATGAAGCCAAACTTCGTTACCAACAAGAGCTCAATTTATCTTCATTAGAGTGCGACCGCCTGTTTTATTACGTTAAGCAAACGCAGATCTTATTGCATGGTTCTGTCGACCTCATCGAGCGTGTAAAGCGTGCTGGGTATGGTGTGTATGCACTTACCGACAACGTGGCCGAGATTGTTGAACACCTAAAAGCCACCTACGAATTTTGGCCTTTGTTTGATGGCACAGCCGTATCCGCTGAACTTGGCATGCTTAAACCACAGCCTGAGATTTACCAAGCGTTGCTTTCTAATAATGGACTTGAAGCTTCAGAAACGGTGTTTATTGATGATATGCCTTACAACGTAGAAGGGGCAAAGGCCGTAGGCATGGCAGGCATTCAGTTTATCGATTCTGTGCAATGCGAGAACGAACTGCGTGCTCTTGGCATCGAATTTACGTGA
- a CDS encoding GntR family transcriptional regulator → MKKYELVVQDIVSKICQNSINHKLPSERELSEIYGLSRFTIRKALAKLEAIGMVKSKIGSGYFVNTSLIGTPLVYNSITENSFEEITYKKLQLNKALPDNHEQQIFSLDDNDYIWKIRRLRLINNKVVQIEEAKIPVSVFPEMNAEIIESSIQKHALAKGLQIDSYLTTYQAINVSKEDAELLGCKKNAAAMNITNRGFLASGELFIVSDIIDINYQCTYHTPFNSESMSFRDKK, encoded by the coding sequence ATGAAAAAGTACGAGTTAGTTGTTCAAGATATTGTGAGCAAAATTTGCCAAAACAGTATCAACCATAAGCTTCCTTCAGAAAGAGAACTATCTGAAATATATGGATTATCTCGTTTTACGATTCGTAAAGCGCTAGCCAAGCTAGAGGCTATTGGCATGGTGAAATCTAAAATAGGTTCTGGTTACTTCGTCAACACTTCTCTCATTGGTACACCACTAGTGTACAACTCCATCACTGAAAACAGTTTTGAAGAAATCACTTATAAAAAGCTCCAACTGAATAAAGCGCTACCCGATAACCACGAACAGCAGATTTTTTCTTTAGACGACAATGACTACATTTGGAAAATTAGACGACTTCGATTAATTAACAACAAAGTAGTCCAGATTGAAGAAGCCAAGATACCTGTCAGCGTCTTCCCAGAGATGAATGCCGAGATCATTGAAAGCTCAATCCAGAAACATGCGCTAGCGAAAGGCCTTCAGATCGATAGCTACTTAACGACTTATCAAGCGATCAACGTTTCTAAAGAAGACGCAGAGCTACTCGGCTGCAAAAAAAATGCAGCAGCGATGAATATCACCAACCGAGGTTTCTTGGCATCGGGTGAACTGTTCATCGTCAGCGATATCATCGACATCAACTATCA